In a single window of the Gammaproteobacteria bacterium genome:
- the papD gene encoding P pilus assembly chaperone PapD: MAIIEVRNKKFRYRIIGGMIMFGLALPAFSASTIAPIVVEAQIDGRAVVNVRNDWEREVMYQLSVLRWQVIDGRDRYEATQDFIASPPIFTLAPAETRAIRIGLRHPIPAPVEQVYRLVVAEVPRVGESGKQGGMVSFALQYLLPVYVASTLSDAKPELVWSMRVVGDAVVVRAENIGQKRIVLLSVGLSKNSAENVEPEFISKKPTNVLAKTWREWRIPVLRGNASLPLHIVYLNQASTNPTVVPDAEIKTSSSR, encoded by the coding sequence ATGGCAATCATAGAAGTAAGAAATAAAAAATTTAGATATCGAATCATTGGCGGCATGATTATGTTCGGTCTAGCCTTGCCCGCCTTTTCCGCCTCGACGATCGCGCCAATCGTCGTTGAAGCACAAATCGATGGTCGCGCGGTTGTCAATGTGAGAAATGATTGGGAACGTGAGGTCATGTATCAGTTGAGTGTATTGCGTTGGCAGGTGATCGATGGTCGTGATCGGTATGAGGCCACCCAAGACTTCATCGCCAGCCCCCCAATTTTCACCCTTGCCCCGGCCGAGACACGAGCAATCCGGATTGGTCTTCGTCATCCAATACCTGCACCCGTGGAACAGGTTTACCGTTTGGTGGTTGCGGAGGTACCACGTGTGGGTGAGTCTGGTAAGCAAGGCGGTATGGTTAGTTTTGCCCTCCAATATCTGCTGCCGGTCTATGTTGCCTCAACCCTCAGTGATGCAAAACCGGAACTGGTCTGGTCAATGCGGGTAGTAGGTGATGCGGTGGTAGTTCGAGCGGAGAATATCGGACAGAAACGTATCGTCCTGCTATCGGTGGGCCTTTCTAAAAACTCCGCAGAGAATGTCGAGCCCGAATTTATTTCCAAGAAGCCGACCAACGTCCTGGCCAAGACCTGGAGGGAGTGGCGGATTCCCGTTCTGCGGGGAAATGCCTCCTTGCCTTTACATATTGTATATCTAAACCAGGCCAGCACCAACCCAACGGTTGTGCCCGATGCAGAAATTAAGACCAGCAGTTCGCGTTAG